A portion of the Mycobacterium paraseoulense genome contains these proteins:
- a CDS encoding alpha/beta fold hydrolase, with protein MAPPDPSVTRIDGPWRHFDVHANGIRFHVVEALPADSTPPTARPLVMLLHGFGSFWWSWRHQLRGLTGARVVAVDLRGYGGSDKPPRGYDGWTLAGDTAGLIRALGHSSATLVGHADGGLACWATALLHARLVSAIALISSPHPAALRRSTLTRRDQRHALLPTLLRYQVPVWPERLLTRDNAAEIERLVRRRSSTKWLASEDFSESIGHLRTAIQIPSAAHCALEYQRWAVRSQLRDEGRRFMKSMCQQLSVPLLHLRGDADPYVLADPVDRTRRYAPQGRYVSIAGAGHFSHEEAPGEINRHLMKFLDSAIS; from the coding sequence CGCATCGACGGGCCATGGCGCCACTTCGACGTACACGCCAACGGCATCCGGTTTCACGTCGTCGAGGCCCTGCCCGCCGACAGCACACCGCCCACCGCTCGGCCCCTCGTCATGTTGCTGCACGGTTTCGGCTCGTTCTGGTGGTCGTGGCGTCATCAGTTGCGGGGACTGACCGGGGCGCGGGTGGTCGCGGTCGACCTGCGCGGGTACGGCGGCAGCGATAAACCGCCCCGCGGCTACGACGGGTGGACGCTGGCCGGCGACACCGCCGGCCTCATTCGCGCGCTGGGGCACTCGTCGGCGACGCTGGTCGGTCACGCCGACGGCGGGCTGGCCTGCTGGGCCACCGCGCTCCTGCACGCGCGGTTGGTGTCGGCCATCGCATTGATCAGCTCGCCGCACCCGGCGGCGCTGCGCCGGTCCACGCTGACCCGGCGCGACCAGCGCCACGCCCTGTTGCCGACGTTGCTGCGCTACCAGGTGCCCGTCTGGCCGGAGCGCCTGCTGACCCGCGACAACGCGGCCGAGATCGAACGCCTCGTCCGCCGCCGCAGCAGCACCAAATGGCTTGCGTCGGAGGACTTTTCCGAATCCATCGGTCACCTGCGGACCGCGATCCAGATTCCGTCGGCGGCGCACTGCGCGCTGGAATACCAGCGCTGGGCCGTGCGCAGTCAGCTGCGCGACGAGGGCCGCCGCTTCATGAAATCGATGTGCCAACAGCTCAGCGTGCCGCTGCTGCACCTGCGCGGTGACGCCGATCCCTACGTGCTGGCCGACCCGGTCGACCGGACGCGGCGGTATGCCCCGCAGGGGCGCTATGTATCCATCGCCGGCGCAGGGCATTTCAGCCACGAAGAGGCGCCCGGGGAAATCAACAGGCACCTGATGAAGTTCCTCGACTCCGCCATCAGCTGA
- the marP gene encoding acid resistance serine protease MarP: protein MTPSQWLDVAVLAVAFIAAVSGWRSGALGSLLSFVGVLLGAIAGVLLAPHLVSHIAAPRAKLFAALFLILALVVIGEVAGVVLGRAVRGAIRSRMIRTVDSFIGVGVQLIVVLTAAWLLATPLTQSKDQPELAAAVRGSRVLAQVNEVAPPWLKTVPKRLSALLNTSGLPAVLEPFSRTPVIPVASPDPALANNPVVQAAAPSVVKVRSLAPSCQKVLEGSGFVIAPDRVMTNAHVVAGSNSVQIYASGSPLDATVVSYDPSVDIAILAVPNLPPQPLAFAQAEAKTGTSVVVLGYPGGGNFTATPARIREVIKLSGPDIYRDPAPVTRDVYTIRANVEQGNSGGPLIDLNGQVLGVVFGAAVDDPDTGFVLTADEVAGQLAKIGDTQQVATGSCVS, encoded by the coding sequence ATGACCCCGTCGCAATGGCTTGACGTGGCCGTGCTGGCGGTCGCCTTCATCGCGGCCGTGTCGGGCTGGCGTTCCGGTGCGCTGGGCTCGTTGCTGTCGTTCGTCGGCGTCTTGCTCGGCGCGATCGCGGGCGTGCTGCTGGCGCCCCACCTCGTCAGCCACATCGCCGCGCCCAGGGCCAAGCTGTTCGCGGCCCTATTCCTGATCCTCGCGCTGGTGGTCATCGGCGAGGTCGCGGGAGTGGTGTTGGGGCGGGCGGTCCGGGGCGCGATCCGCAGCCGCATGATCCGCACGGTCGACTCCTTCATCGGGGTGGGGGTCCAGCTGATCGTGGTGTTGACCGCGGCCTGGCTGCTGGCGACGCCCCTGACCCAGTCCAAGGACCAGCCGGAACTGGCCGCCGCGGTCCGCGGCTCGCGGGTGCTGGCCCAGGTCAACGAGGTTGCCCCGCCGTGGTTGAAGACGGTGCCCAAGCGGCTCTCGGCCCTGCTGAACACCTCCGGCCTGCCCGCGGTGCTGGAGCCGTTCAGCCGCACGCCGGTGATTCCCGTCGCCTCGCCCGACCCGGCCCTGGCCAACAACCCGGTGGTGCAGGCCGCCGCGCCCAGCGTCGTCAAGGTGCGCAGCCTGGCCCCGAGCTGCCAGAAAGTGTTGGAGGGCAGTGGATTTGTGATCGCCCCGGACCGGGTGATGACCAACGCGCACGTGGTGGCCGGTTCCAACAGCGTGCAGATCTACGCCAGCGGCAGCCCGCTGGACGCCACCGTCGTGTCCTACGACCCGTCGGTCGACATCGCCATCCTCGCGGTCCCCAACCTGCCGCCCCAGCCGTTGGCCTTCGCCCAGGCCGAAGCGAAAACCGGTACCAGCGTCGTGGTGTTGGGGTACCCGGGCGGCGGTAACTTCACCGCAACCCCGGCCCGCATCCGCGAGGTCATCAAGCTCAGCGGCCCCGACATCTACCGCGATCCGGCGCCGGTGACCCGCGACGTGTACACCATCAGAGCCAATGTGGAGCAAGGCAATTCGGGCGGACCGCTGATCGACCTGAACGGTCAGGTGCTCGGCGTGGTGTTCGGTGCGGCCGTCGACGACCCCGACACGGGTTTCGTGCTGACGGCCGACGAGGTGGCCGGTCAGCTCGCCAAGATCGGCGACACCCAGCAGGTGGCCACCGGGTCCTGCGTCAGCTGA
- a CDS encoding NUDIX hydrolase yields MSVGGTPRADGGISARARGTVPLTPEASPAWLRPLVDNVARMPDAYRRRLPADVLAMITGKAASSLSAMRGGGRDAAVLVLFSGPASAPGDGSLPDDADLLVTVRASTLRHHAGQAAFPGGASDPTDDGPVTTALREAQEETGIDVSRLRPLVTMERTFIAPSRFHVVPVLAYSPDPGPVAVVNEAETAIVARVPVRAFINPANRLMVYRGDLGRRWAGPAFLLNEMLVWGFTGQVISAMLDVAGWAQPWDTTDVRELDAAMALVGDQGGPPR; encoded by the coding sequence GTGAGTGTCGGGGGTACGCCCCGCGCGGACGGTGGGATCTCGGCCCGCGCGCGCGGGACGGTTCCGCTGACGCCCGAGGCCTCACCGGCGTGGCTGCGCCCCCTGGTCGACAACGTCGCGCGGATGCCGGACGCGTACCGGCGCCGGCTACCGGCCGACGTGCTGGCGATGATCACCGGCAAGGCCGCCTCGTCGTTGTCGGCGATGCGCGGCGGCGGCCGCGACGCCGCCGTCCTGGTGCTGTTCTCGGGGCCCGCATCCGCGCCGGGCGACGGCAGCCTCCCCGACGACGCGGACCTGCTGGTCACCGTCCGGGCCTCGACGCTGCGCCATCACGCCGGTCAGGCGGCGTTTCCCGGCGGCGCATCCGATCCCACCGATGACGGGCCGGTGACCACCGCCCTGCGAGAAGCCCAGGAGGAGACCGGGATCGACGTGTCCCGGCTGCGTCCCTTGGTCACGATGGAACGCACGTTCATCGCGCCGTCGCGGTTTCACGTCGTCCCGGTGCTGGCGTACTCGCCCGATCCCGGGCCGGTCGCCGTCGTCAACGAGGCGGAAACCGCGATCGTCGCGCGGGTTCCGGTGCGCGCCTTCATCAACCCGGCCAACCGGCTGATGGTGTACCGGGGCGATCTCGGCCGCAGGTGGGCCGGACCGGCGTTTCTGCTGAACGAGATGCTGGTCTGGGGATTCACTGGCCAGGTGATCTCTGCGATGCTCGACGTCGCCGGCTGGGCCCAGCCCTGGGACACCACCGACGTCCGCGAGTTGGACGCGGCGATGGCGCTGGTCGGCGATCAGGGTGGGCCCCCGCGATGA
- a CDS encoding TlpA family protein disulfide reductase, with protein MTRTTRWTIAILAVVAALTAALVAQLRDESATTSKPGTGVNAPDREHRDADTAAALAGPRRRADLAPCPAAGGGPGPEALRGVTAECAADGSVVDVARALAGRRVVLNLWAYWCAPCAAELPAMAEYQRRVGPNVTVLTVHQDENETAALLRLAELGVRLPTLQDGRRRVAAALGVVNVMPATVVLRPDGTVAQMLPRAFGSADEIAAAVGNDKG; from the coding sequence TTGACGCGCACCACGCGCTGGACGATCGCGATCCTCGCGGTGGTCGCGGCGCTGACCGCCGCCCTGGTGGCCCAGCTGCGCGACGAGTCCGCCACGACGTCGAAGCCCGGCACCGGAGTGAACGCGCCCGACCGCGAACACCGCGACGCCGACACGGCGGCCGCGCTGGCGGGTCCGCGGCGGCGGGCCGACCTGGCGCCCTGTCCCGCCGCGGGCGGCGGGCCCGGCCCCGAGGCGCTGCGCGGCGTCACGGCCGAGTGCGCAGCGGACGGTTCTGTCGTCGATGTGGCCCGCGCGCTGGCCGGGCGCCGGGTGGTCCTCAACCTCTGGGCGTATTGGTGTGCGCCCTGTGCGGCCGAACTGCCCGCGATGGCCGAATATCAACGGCGAGTGGGGCCGAACGTGACGGTGCTGACCGTGCATCAAGACGAGAACGAGACCGCGGCATTGTTGCGGCTGGCCGAACTGGGTGTTCGGCTGCCGACGCTGCAGGACGGCCGCCGCCGGGTCGCCGCGGCCCTGGGCGTGGTAAACGTAATGCCTGCGACGGTGGTTCTGCGGCCGGACGGTACCGTTGCGCAGATGCTGCCGCGGGCTTTCGGAAGTGCCGACGAGATCGCCGCCGCGGTCGGAAATGACAAGGGATAA